The Oryza sativa Japonica Group chromosome 11, ASM3414082v1 DNA window tccctcgttttcggtGCGTACATTTCACAAAATTGCTAAACGatatgttttgtttttaaaaaatctatacgaaagttgttttaaaaatcatattaatccatttttttaaaaataattagttatacttaattaatcatatgctaataagTCGATCCATTCTACGTACGCAGGGATTAGTTTCCAACACAGCCTAAACTTGTATAGATAAATGCTTGAAATAATTAGTTGTTGCATCGCTTATTGTACCGAAATTGTACCTATCTTGCTAAGTTGTTGAATACTCACttattaggccctgtttagttcctacGCAAAAACATTTCACCCTGTTACAtagaatgtttggacatatgcatggagtattaaatataaacaaaaaaaaactaattacacagacgtgtaaattgcgacgaatcttttaagcttaattgctccatgatttgacaatgtggtgctacagtaaacatttgttaatgacggattaattaggcttaataaattcgtctcgcagtttacaggcggaatctgtaatttgttttattattggTCTACGTTCGATATTTCAAATGTATGTACGTATATTCGATATGACACGACCaaacttttcacccctggaactaaacagggccttagtttcTATAGTAGATTGCACCCACatgtcaagttgttgcactgacatatttaatttttaagctTTTGGACTGTTGGGGCAAAATCCAACGATTGAGTGTGTATTCTTTTTTGTATTCGATGCCTCAATCGCGGGCAacgtttacatatttatacgaGAGTGTACAAAGGGAAATTACACTGCTACCCATATTATCAACTAATCTAAGTGGCTGGCTAGTGGGCCAGCTTGTGGGCTCTCGGGTAATTCCCCTAGTGATAGGAGGACTGCGCCCATTAAGGAAGCAGCGCCGATTCCTGAGGGCGCCCGCTATTACTCGGGTAATGCCGTGCTCCGGATAATAGCATGCACCGTCTTGCCCTCGTCAACGATGTCAGAGGTGGTTGGCAGGCGTGCAGTGTGTATTTATGTAGTCCCACTACGCGCCTGATCCTCTATCCTATATCCAGGGCTCCAAGAGCCCTGGCTTCCTCCGGGGCCTTTGACCAGCCCCAGAAGCCTTGATAGAGTCTGGAAGCCTCAAATGGTTCCAGAGCGTACGGAGAGCTTCGGAGGCCTTGGTCGGCTCCGGAGCCCTCGAATAGTTCCGGAGCTTATGGATGGCTCGGAGGCCTTGGTCGGCTCCAGAGACCTTGAACGACCCCGGAGCCCTTGGCTTCCTTCGGAGCCTGTGAATTGCTCCGGAGGCCTTGGCAGGCCTTGGATGACTCCGGAGCCCCTAGGTGGCTCCGAAGGCCCAGGTCGGCTCTGGAGGCCTTGGCTAGCTCTGAAGCCCAGATCAGTAGATTCCTCCGGTCATTCTCCTAGGGTGGATGGCTCCGGTAGGTGCTGCATCACACGATGGAGGCTGGCTCCGCTACCCGGAGCCATCCCCCCAACATGGACTAAATTATATTGTGAATGCATTATATGACTTATTTTTAAGGTAATGAGAAATCGCAAGTACCAAAATAGTGCTCTTTGAatcaaaagaattttttttttaagaatttcgtAGGATTCAAATTCTATAGGAATTAATGTTTTCTATGTggtcatttgattcaaaggattgaggCTTTCCAAATCTTAAAATTCCGATGGAACGGCTCATTGCATATAGAGTTTGAGGAAAACTTAGCAAGAGCTCAAACCTCTTAAAAAATTTACTTTTGAGTCTATCACTCTCATTcaatttctgtgtttttcatAAGGTTCAGTCAAACgactattcctgtgttttgcatccatctgttttacacttacattcctattaaaatcctatgtttttttttctatttcttcattttttcaaTCCTACTATCTAAAGCAGCCCTCAGTGTTTTTGGAGGCTATAAACCAGTTTGTTCGTTTTAAGCTGGCGATGTGATACATACACACAATTGCTGCAGGTACCTCATCGTAATCGATGATATGTGGAGAACATCGGACTGGGAGCACATCTGGGATGCTTTCCCGAGCAACAGATGCCACAGCCGCATAATAATCACTACGCGCATCAGAAGCGTCGCTCGCTCCTGCTGCTCGCACCCATGGCCTAACGGCCTCGTGCACGAGGTCAAGCCTCTCGGCGCGACAGATTCCGAGAGGCTGTTCTCGGCAGTGGCTCACGGTTGGCCGCGGCCAGCCAATTCTGGACGAGTCTCCAATGAGATTCTGAGGGTATGCGACGGCACACCGCTGCTCATAATTGCCATGGCCGGCCTGGTGTCGAAGCAGATGCAGGAAGAAGACTACGATGACGAAGAAGGAGATCAGAGTGGGGTGACGATGGATATCTCCAGACCTTGTGTTGCAGCATATTTGCCAAGCGGAATCAGAGAACTGAAGCAAGTCGAGGACACGCTGTCTCCTAGCTACGACAATCTCCCCTGCGAGCTGCGGCTACTGTCGCTGTACATGAGCACGTTCCCGCAGGGTTACGTGATCGACAAGCACCTCCTCATCAGGAAATGGAAGGCCGAGGGGCTGATCGCGGTGCACACGTTGCAGAGCGGGTTCGAGGAAAGAGCAGAGGAATGCTTCTCGCAGCTCGTCCAGCGGTGTATCATCCGTccggcgaggacgaggaggagggcgtgCGATTGTGAATGCAACCCTTGCAGCTACCAGGTCAATCATTTCATGTTCCAGCTCCTCGCGTCGAAATCCGCGGACAAGAATTTCGTCACCACCAGTTGCTGCGACACCGGCACGCTCCGCGGCTCATCCGGCCTGCAGATACGGCGGGTGTTCCTCCACCatggccagcagcagcagcagcctgcaGATCAGGAGGTCCCGGCGCAGATGGAAGAGATGTTCTCCTTCACTCGCTCGCTCACGGTCTCTGGAGAAGTGGACGGTATTTCTCTTGAAATGTTCCCGCATCTGGTTGTGCTGGATCTGCAAGGCTGGGAGAAGCTGAAAGACGATGACCTGCCACGGATATTCAGCAGCGGCAAACTGTTCCTGCTCAGGTATCTCAGCCTGAGGAACACGCGTATCAGCGAGCTCCCGCCGGAGATCGGGATGCTGAGCTCGCTCGAGACGTTGGACGCCAGCCACACCCGGATCGCCAAGCTCCCACCGGAGGTGTGCACCCTGCGCTCGCTGGAGGAGCTCGACCTGAGAAGCACCCGGATACAGCGGCTGCCGGAGCGAATCGACGACCTAGTGGCGCTGCGGCATCTGCGcgctggcgacggcgcggcgagcaCGAGGATCCCCAAGGGGATCGATTGGGGGATGCTCCGGGATACGTTGGAGACACTAGCAGCTGTCGATCTACGCGAATGCTCAGCCGACGTCGTCAGGAAACTTTCCCTTCTTCGTTGCCTGGAGGTGCTTTCCGTGTCGCTATCCCTTCGCCAGTGCACCGACAAGGAGTACCAGGACAACCTGAGCTTCCTCGTCCAGAGGTTGAAGTGCCTCAGGTCGCTGACGATCCGCTGCGAGCTCGGCTGCTCCATGGAGTTCCTCGATTTCTCGCCGGAAGACGCGCCTCAGAACCTGCGACACGTCGCGATGCACGCCCGGTTCCTCACCGTCCCGCGGTGGATCGCAGGGCTCAACCACCTCTCCTCGCTTCATATCAGGGTCTGCAAGCTAGCCCCAGAAGGCGTCAAGATTCTTGGACGTTTGCACAGGTTGGAGTGCCTCGAGCTGGGGCTGGATTTCCTCCCAAGAGAAGCCATTGTGATCCAAGGTCAGGGGTTCATGTCCAGCTCTCAAAACAGAAGCAACAGAGCTCCCCTGAACTCAAAAAtccatgaagaagaagaagacggcgacgacgagaagAATGGGATCATCATCTACCCGTTCCGTGAGCTCCTGAGATTGTCCGTCGATTGCCGGGTGCCATGGCTGGTGTTCAAGGAAGGGGCCATGCCGAAGCTAACTGACCTCGAGCTGAAGCTCTCCACGGGCCCGGCGAGCCATGAGAGCCCGCCGTCGGGCATCGCCAACCTCCTGAGCCTCGAGCAGGTCGCCGTGCAGTACGACGCGTGGTACATCAACAGCCGGAGCGTCAGGGCGACGGTGGACGCCATCCGGAGGCAGGTCGCCGAGCTCCGGTACACGGTCAAGCTCGTCAACAATGGCGTCGAGGAGGATGTGGAGGCAGTAATTAATCCTCGCCGAGACAGCTGAGCGCGGTAAGAACGGAGACGCGCGTGTATACTGTCAACTTGTCAATTGTCATGTACGCTTACCATGTTGCtccaccttccctccttccTGACATTCTGCAAGCTCTGGCCCATGCACCAGCAAGTCAATAAAGTCGTCTGGTCTTCTGTTACTCTATTGTGATTAAGATATTTTCAGCTTGAGTTATTCTTCAAGAAAatgaggccgtgtttagttacaaaatttttcttcaaacttccaacttttccatcacatcaaaacttttctacacacacaaacttttaacttttccatcacatcgttttaatttcaaccaaacttctaattttggtgtgaactaaacacagcctgaatCAACTCTTACACGCATAGTACAGTGCGTGTAATTAAGAACTTTTGAATTTCTGAAATCCCCTTAATGTCcttgcaaaataaaaataacttatGAATTTCCCTGAACCGTTCAAAAAACACGATCCATGAATTCACCACGATAGCTAAAACCGGATAAAATATTGTCTAGAATGCTACGATATTGCAATTTGAAGGTCACGTTATGTCTGCTATTACAGTTCATGAATTTGATTTAAACTCGATGACAAGCTAAGAGAgctcaagtgaacttattcgaaacgattttgctagatatttgtcatcaaatttctccccctaatatttgtcagatgtaattacagtacaatcgtagtgtaattacactgtaacttgcatgtaattacactgtaactataatgtaacttgtatgtaactttcaagaatctctcggtaacatgttatttcagtaaaatagaggtcgtgggaacaaatcctttcacatatgtgtgtgctatgatttttttcttcctcaccagaacaaatcttgtaatagatctaacgattcaaaattacgtgaaacttacatacaagttacactatagtcgcatgcaagttacagtgtaattacatacaagttatagtgtaattacactacgattgtactataattacatctgtcaaatttttactagaaaatttgtcgacaaatatataggtggTCCCATTCGAAATGTAAATACACTGGCCCAACGGCCCACGAGGCCATGATACCAAGAAGTGATTGGGCCGGCCCGGTTAGGGTTTTTCCGCACCGATCCAGAATTCCAGATCCCCCACCCCATCCTCTCTCCCTAACCCTACCAGTTTACCACccttcctccccggcggcgCAGGGAAGCACAAGCCCGGCGGCGAAGAGCGCGCTCAGACGAGTTCGCCATCGGCGATGGCCTCGTCGTCATCACCACCGACAGCTTCATGGAGTAGAAGGTGCCGACCGGCGACCGCCCAGGTCAAGCGCATCGCCGAGGACCCCGATGACCGTAAGACGCGTCTCCTCTTCCTACCTCTTCAGTCTCCTTCCGCTTGGAAGCTTCCGGATGCGTGAATTCTGAAGTGTGTGGTTGTGGATGCAGAGCCGGAAGAGTCTCTTCTCGTGATTATTGGGGAGGATTAACAGTGCCGTGTAGGGCCCGTCGAACAGGaccatcatcagttcatcaccgAGGTTAGCTTGCATTGCCATATGTTATCTCTACTTACCACTCGTGCTACTAGAAACTCTTGACTAGTAGGTGTGTGATGCTTGTCCGGAATGTGATAATTTGCATATAATTCTGAACCTGTAGCGCTCTTGTTTAGCATTCGACATGTATCTGTGGACTGACAAGTGAAGTTGTTTGATAGTCAAAAAATTACCAGATATGGTTGAAAAATCACTGTTACGTATGTGCGACTGTCACAGTTTATtgatggcaacagtatgaattAACATGACATATGTTTGTAGTCATTGAACTGGTGATAAATACCTTGCAGGCTTCTTGATTTGAATTGAGTCTGGCAATATAGTGCAAATGACAAAATGGTAGTTTGTGTTGTCTGTTCACTAACCAAAAACATGCTACATTTATGCATAACGCATGCTGGTTATTTGTTGCCGTTTTACCTTTTATTAAACATGCTGACTTTGTAACTGTATGGGAATGAACAGGTTTTTCCATCAACTTTATCATGGGATGCTTTTACATTCTGTTTGGTTTATGCATGTACAGACTGGACAATGCCTGAAGGAGTCAGACAAGGAACAAGGACATCAGAAAACAATTACTTCACTTTCCAAATCTTCAGATTGATCGCCTTTCCAAACAGGCTCCTTGGATAAGTCTGCTAAGGTGATATTTTGTTGATGCTGCTAGCATAATCATGTCTTCAATTGTTTGTACTTCATACTACAAATATGATTATTTACTGTCATGCACATTTCTATCTGGCTAGCTATGGGATACAAGAACTCTTGACACTGATCAAGACATGTGTCACTGAGCGACCTATGTCACAATACCTAATTCCTAAATACATTTCCTCAAGTTCTTTTATAGATGCAATGTTTTTACAAGATTACATGGTCATGCCTTAAATTACTTCGTTTTATGTTATGCTAACTGCATATGTTCCCAACATGTTATTGTTGGGATCGAAATGCCTATGGTCTCTGTTTCTTTATTTTGCTCTGAAGTAAACCTCCTGATTAGTTGAATATGGATATTACTTATGCTTTTTTTTGATGATTTTGGTTGGCACAAGTTTTTTCTCACTTTTGAGTCATTTTCCTTCTATGATTAGTTTTACTATAAGACGAGAGCAACAAATGATTCATTCacatgcttctttttttttttgaggaaaattcacaTGCTTCTTATCTGCAATTAGTACTTttacatgcatacatgcatacataACAATGAATATACACCAGGAAGTGCAAAAGCACCTATGTACCTGTCCAGCACATCTTTTCACCCTGGATTTGCCCTAATTCCATATAATTTGTTTGAGTGCTGTTGGCTGTCATGGATGTGTAGTTGTACTAACACGAAAAAAATGTCTAATTGGCCACATCTGAATTGTTCACCTGAGATGTTACTGTAACGAGTAGTCAGCTCATCTTGTTCCCATTCCTATTCTAACTACTAATCACAAGAATTCTTCGTTGTGTTAGGTGGTTATTGGAGGTGGTCAAGATGCTATGAATGTGACTATGACAAACTGTCTTGCAGGAAAATTTGAACCGAAGTTCTTTCACAAGGTCAGTTCTTCGCACATAGTTTGTCTTATGTTTTAGTGAGAACAATGATAGTGTAGATCTCCTTtacaaagttatttttttctgtTCAAGAATAAGGcgcctatatttttttctttagattTTGCAAGAGGAAATTGGTGTTAAAGGCCATTTTGGACCAATTAACGTGCTGGCATTTAATCCTGATGGATGGAGGTAATATTCTTAATACATCTGTCTGCATTATTGTAAGAATGCTATATTTAAGTTTTACCTATGTACTTATGTTCTGGATTAGCTTTTGTTCCATATTACTTCTGTGTGTTTTCTGCTCAAGGATTATAAGCCATGTTATGCCATCACAATATACGCTATTCTGAATCATATTAAGATGTCATAAACATTATGAGAGCAGGTGTCTATTTTCTATGTTACTCAGTGTATAGATTTATAGTACATTGTTGTGGTTCTACTGGCTATGTTCCCATGGGCATTTATCTCCTTTTTTTACTTAAGCTTTGACTTTTGCATTGTCGTACAACCGTCATTCACCTGTCATTTTAACCCCACCACCCCTCTAGTTTTGTCCCTTAAATTGATTCATTGGTCTCACTTGTTCTCTATTGAATTCTTATGCTGTTTGTTTATTTTCGTTTTGTTGAAGTTCTTTTCTTGTGTCATACATAGCTCAGTGATTGTAGTCACTTTTGTTGGTAATATACGCTATGCTGACCATAGTTTGATGATGAATGAGAATATGAGAGCTATGCTGTCCAAGATTAAATTTGATCTGTTAGTGCGCAATTTAGTTGCATTCTTAGTGTGGCTGTTTGAAGCGTAGTATATGTCTAATGATTTCGAAGCTCAGTGATTTCAACCAGTCACATTGGTTTTATACGCTATTCTGATTGGAGCTGTTGAAAAATAATACTTATGAGAGCTGCCTTTTCTGTCAACATCCACAAGGCATACTAGGAAGAAACATAGTTATCTGTTACCCCcatattatataattattatgttGATGCAAGGTGTTTCTTGTATTGATTCAATGCATGTGCAGATGGTAGTGGCTTCATGATTATTTCCAATGCATTTTCCATTGGGAGCCACTATTGCTTTGTTTGAAAATTGtattacctccgttttttaatagatgacgccgttgactttttatcacgcgtttgaccatttgtcttattcaaaaaatttacgtaattataatttattatgttgcgagttgttttatcactcaaaatactttaagcatgatttatatcttatacatttgcataaatttttttgaataagacgaatggtcaaacatatgtttaaaagtcaacggcgttatctattaaaaaacggagggagtataatgctATGTAAATAGCTTTTCGAGTGGTGGTGAAGTATGTGAGACTGCATCATTTTGATTCCGACTAATTCAACATCAAGATTTAACCTAAAGTTTAACGGTTTTCTCCGAGGTAAGATGCCCATTGGCAGTAAAGCTACACAGCATGTTACtgaattaaatataaatattatttttacagCTTGACTCTTATTCAAGTTCCTCGAGTAGTGAAGTGTTCATTTGCAATTATCTGTGATAGATTATAGGAGTATAACACTTATGTTGGTTAATCTTGGAACTGTGTTGCTGTATGATTTTGCCTTTAGCCTAAACGGTTGTTCTGCAACTTGTCTACATGCTGCGTTTGAGAAACAGGCCGAAGGTACTTTTTGTGGTTGAGGTGGACCAGTTTGAGAAACAGACGAAAGGCACTTCTCTCCATCACGTGGTGAAACTGTTGTTTAGCTACTGATGGAGTGATGGTGTACTGCTTTTCATACATTCTTGTTGCACTGGACGTCCAGCTTTAAAGATACTCGAGACTTTTTGTACATTCAGCAATCGAAAGCGCCTTGTACCGCATGCTAGCATAATTTTGTTTTTCCATTCTTGGTTCACTTAACCATATATCAAGTTTTCGGCAGATCCTTCGTCTATGTGCTTTGGTTCGTTCTGCGTATTCTATCCTACACTAGGCGCCTTTT harbors:
- the LOC4350886 gene encoding disease resistance protein PIK5-NP-like — translated: MSRREKEIGRKREVRIARELERQRDARMAAAAKEEMEGVLRAMDRLPGRISDLLRSERGHAGLSVLARRGFVFTETELSSLVAALRQLLASAERIGPGHVDSQTVNHCAYLIDLARWIDDLIDGYAPDKAETELRELNLAWIEQLLLVTDAPPAAPDVVVDVGPPSILVGIDVPRKKLARWLTASDDGEAQLKVLSVVGPAGMGKTTLAMDVFRQIEGQFQCRAVARLSARPPHNDKLLRHIMSQITGSQADAATLDGDDCALAYDIKQYLQTKRYLIVIDDMWRTSDWEHIWDAFPSNRCHSRIIITTRIRSVARSCCSHPWPNGLVHEVKPLGATDSERLFSAVAHGWPRPANSGRVSNEILRVCDGTPLLIIAMAGLVSKQMQEEDYDDEEGDQSGVTMDISRPCVAAYLPSGIRELKQVEDTLSPSYDNLPCELRLLSLYMSTFPQGYVIDKHLLIRKWKAEGLIAVHTLQSGFEERAEECFSQLVQRCIIRPARTRRRACDCECNPCSYQVNHFMFQLLASKSADKNFVTTSCCDTGTLRGSSGLQIRRVFLHHGQQQQQPADQEVPAQMEEMFSFTRSLTVSGEVDGISLEMFPHLVVLDLQGWEKLKDDDLPRIFSSGKLFLLRYLSLRNTRISELPPEIGMLSSLETLDASHTRIAKLPPEVCTLRSLEELDLRSTRIQRLPERIDDLVALRHLRAGDGAASTRIPKGIDWGMLRDTLETLAAVDLRECSADVVRKLSLLRCLEVLSVSLSLRQCTDKEYQDNLSFLVQRLKCLRSLTIRCELGCSMEFLDFSPEDAPQNLRHVAMHARFLTVPRWIAGLNHLSSLHIRVCKLAPEGVKILGRLHRLECLELGLDFLPREAIVIQGQGFMSSSQNRSNRAPLNSKIHEEEEDGDDEKNGIIIYPFRELLRLSVDCRVPWLVFKEGAMPKLTDLELKLSTGPASHESPPSGIANLLSLEQVAVQYDAWYINSRSVRATVDAIRRQVAELRYTVKLVNNGVEEDVEAVINPRRDS